One genomic segment of Hordeum vulgare subsp. vulgare chromosome 2H, MorexV3_pseudomolecules_assembly, whole genome shotgun sequence includes these proteins:
- the LOC123427295 gene encoding cytosolic sulfotransferase 8-like → MLRAVTLAAGSLCDTMSSSSSMQISPPQEGYDAKTNEELYQRFTNLVSSWPCSAALSNYQLYRHDNGWHSSLAPMVGTMVADACFAARPSDVIVATLPKSGTTWIKALLYSTVHRREHPADSPGHPFNTHGPHECIKFLEYQLYTRNRIPDLDELPDPRLFATHVPFVSLPRSVMASGCRIVYVCRDPKDTLISQWNFANKFRVRDGLEPLTVEAAADYFCDGASPFGPCWDHVLGYWRAHLANPEQVLFFRYEEMSRDPATHVRRLAEFVGCPFSVEEEEDGVVDAIVKLCSFEHMAGLEATKGGKTELTFGVVENSSFFRRGQVGDWENHLSPETAGKIDAITEAKFKGSGLSV, encoded by the coding sequence ATGCTACGGGCAGTTACATTGGCTGCAGGCTCTCTGTGCGATACgatgtcttcctcctcctccatgcaGATCTCTCCACCGCAAGAAGGCTACGATGCCAAAACCAACGAAGAGCTCTACCAGCGGTTCACCAACTTGGTGTCCTCCTGGCCGTGCTCCGCAGCCCTCTCCAATTACCAGCTCTACCGGCACGACAATGGCTGGCACAGCAGCCTGGCTCCAATGGTCGGCACCATGGTCGCCGACGCATGCTTCGCCGCGCGCCCCTCGGACGTCATCGTGGCCACGCTGCCCAAGTCCGGCACGACGTGGATCAAGGCGCTCCTCTACTCCACGGTGCACCGGAGGGAGCACCCCGCGGACTCCCCCGGCCACCCGTTCAACACCCACGGTCCTCACGAGTGCATCAAGTTTCTCGAGTACCAGCTCTACACGAGGAACAGGATCCCGGACCTCGACGAGCTCCCGGACCCAAGGCTCTTCGCCACGCACGTCCCATTCGTGTCGCTGCCGAGGTCAGTCATGGCGTCGGGCTGCAGGATCGTGTACGTGTGCCGCGACCCCAAGGACACCCTGATCTCGCAGTGGAACTTCGCCAACAAGTTCAGGGTCAGGGACGGACTGGAGCCGCTCACCGTCGAGGCCGCCGCCGACTACTTCTGCGACGGCGCGTCGCCGTTCGGGCCGTGCTGGGACCATGTCCTCGGGTACTGGAGGGCGCACTTGGCGAACCCGGAGCAGGTGCTCTTCTTCAGGTACGAAGAGATGAGTCGAGACCCCGCGACGCATGTGCGGAGGCTGGCGGAGTTTGTTGGATGTCCGTTCAgcgtggaggaggaggaagacggcgtGGTGGACGCCATCGTCAAGCTGTGCTCGTTTGAGCACATGGCCGGGCTCGAAGCGACCAAGGGCGGCAAGACAGAGCTCACGTTCGGCGTTGTGGAGAACAGCTCGTTCTTCCGGCGCGGCCAGGTCGGGGACTGGGAGAATCATCTGTCGCCGGAGACGGCGGGAAAGATCGATGCCATCACGGAGGCCAAGTTTAAGGGCTCCGGTCTCTCTGTGTAG